From the genome of Brassica oleracea var. oleracea cultivar TO1000 chromosome C4, BOL, whole genome shotgun sequence:
TACTTCGACCAAAAAAAAAAAAAAGAAGAGCATCTTACTTTATTGTTGCACGGCCACTCTGCCCCACACATTGCTTTCCTAGGGTTTATAATATATATTCTGTGAATTTTACCTCTTGACTCTTTCTAATTCTCAGAATAAAAGAAAGAACAAACTTAGTGCTTGGTGTCTCTGAAGAATTCTTATTAATGTAAACATCATTCATTCTTATTACACCAACGTATCAAGAATGTTTAAAGAGTATAAGTCTATATTAAAAAACATACTTATATCACTTTCAAATAGTTGACATTTTCTTGTTTTTTAAATCGAGAGAGAATTGAATGGCATGAATCTTTCCTGCATTTGCCGTCTCTGTGTTTTTTTAATCTCTAATCACACAATTAATATGTTTATGTTATGATTAGATACAAATAAAAAACAGAATATAAACACATGCAGTGCGTTTGATTACTTCATAACTTCATTCTTTTCGAAGTAAAACAAAAAAAAAAACAAAAAATGCTTTGTACATTTGGTTGTGAAGATTGAATGAGTAAAATCTGAAAACCTTCAAAATGAGTTTTGCAGGTGGGAGAGATGGATCTAAAGGTTTCATGAAGAGGGTTACATCAACTTTCTCCACTAAGAAAAACAAGAACACAACAAATGATCCCAAACCACTACTTCCTCGGTCCAGATCAACTGGTTCAAACTATGAATCCATGAGGCTACTTCATGGTCAGGGGAAAAGGGCTCTTCCACATGTTAACACAAAGAGAACCAAATCTGCTGGTGTCTCTCCTCAGCCAAGGCGTCAAAAGATCGATGAATCCGGGAAACAGTTCACCAAGCTGAGATGTTTTGATGACAGCGATTCCGTTTGGCTGTCTTCGGATTGTGCTTCTTCCAGCTCTCTTCTAGGGGAACGCAGAGTCTCTGTGTCGTTTCATTTCTCACTCGACGAAAGGGTTGTCTCTTGGTTATCAAATGCTGCTAAGAATCAAGGTGACATCATCACTACCGCAGAGAATCATCAGAAAAGTTCAAAGAAGGCAAAATATTCTTCAGAGAAAAACAACAACAAGACTTGTCCAAGTGAAGAGTCATATGCGAGTCCTGAGTTGACTTTACAAGAAGAAAAGAAAGTTAGCTTCTCTTTAGAATCAGAGATGTCTCTGGAGAAATCTGCAGAGATTGGTGATCCCAAGAGCAAGACTGTTGCGGAGCCGCTCTTTTGGCCGTATGAGCAGAAGTTTGATTGGACACCAGATGATATATTGAAGCATTTCTCCATATCTCCTCGGAGAAAAAAGTCAACGGGAAATAAAAGTAATGGTACCTCTCCAAGATCAATGAGGGCACAGCTTCAGACAAGAAA
Proteins encoded in this window:
- the LOC106340786 gene encoding uncharacterized protein LOC106340786, which codes for MSFAGGRDGSKGFMKRVTSTFSTKKNKNTTNDPKPLLPRSRSTGSNYESMRLLHGQGKRALPHVNTKRTKSAGVSPQPRRQKIDESGKQFTKLRCFDDSDSVWLSSDCASSSSLLGERRVSVSFHFSLDERVVSWLSNAAKNQGDIITTAENHQKSSKKAKYSSEKNNNKTCPSEESYASPELTLQEEKKVSFSLESEMSLEKSAEIGDPKSKTVAEPLFWPYEQKFDWTPDDILKHFSISPRRKKSTGNKSNGTSPRSMRAQLQTRKLVLKEGCKRKLMFNGPGSSPKQARTIGNKKTKMSKNQQQPIMKSLKRNNSLPASLKRNSREEVPVQAAEESVEMCRKTPKKLIMTRRSRTFIEDDFALMNDFSIENAVGLCEFRGREGIDSDFNTDGFLFEDAL